The Catenulispora sp. MAP5-51 DNA segment ACTCCTCCAGCGGGGTGTGGTTCGGGGAGCCCGTGCCGCCGTCCTCCCCGTACACGAAGGCCTCGCCGGTGTCGGGCCAGTGCACCTGGTACAGGTCGACGCGTTCGACACCGAGGCGGCGCAGCGAGTCCTCCAGCTCGCGGCGGACGCTGGCCGGCTTCATGGTGCGGATCGGGGCGCCCTGCGGGTTCTCCGGGTCCCAGACCAGGCCGACCTTCGTGAAGACGTAAGGGCGGTCGGCGTCGGAGTAGGCCGAGATCGCCTTGCCGACCAGGTGCTCGGAGTGGCCGAGGCCGTAGACCGCGGCGGTGTCGATCCAGTTCACGCCGGAGTCGACCGCGTGGCGGATGGCGGCGATCGATTCGGCGTCGTCGGTGGCGCCCCAGCTGTAGGCCCAGCCGCTGCCGGAGACGGCCCAGGAGCCGAAGCCGACGCGGGTGACGGCCAGGTCGGTGGTGCCGAGCCGGGCGGTCTCCAGGCTCTGATTCGCGGTCTCGTTCGTCATGACGGCAACGATCCGCCTTTCGCGCGGGCCTACCCAGGACCGCCCGATGCCTAGGCACGGGATGACCAGGATGCGCCGCGCGTGTTAGGCAGGATCGTGAGCATCGACAGGCGTGCGGAGTTGGGCGAGTTCCTGCGGTCCCGGCGAGCCAGGCTCAACCCGGCCGACGTGGGGCTGCCCGACCACGGCGGCCGGCGCCGGGTCCCGGGGCTGCGGCGCGAGGAGCTGGCGCTGCTGGCCGGGGTCAGTGTGGACCACTATGTGCGGCTGGAACAGGGCCGCAGCCTGCAGTTCTCTGAAGAAGTCCTCGACGCCGTGGCCCGGGCGCTCCAGCTGGATCCGACTGAGCGGGAGCACCTGTACCGGCTCGCGCGAACGCCTTCCGCTCAGGTGTATCAGGGCACGGGCAAACGCGAACCGCAAGAAGTACGGCCGGGGCTGCGCAGGCTGCTGGACTCCACGATCGATGTCCCGGCCTACGTCGTGGGTCTCGGCACTGATGTGCTCGCGTGGAACCAGCTCGCGGCGGCACTGCTCACCGACTTCGGCACCCTGGCGCCGCACGAGCGGAACCTGGCCTGGCTGGTCTGCCACGACGAGGGATTCCGCGCGCTGTTCGCCGATCCGCTCGCGAAGATGCAGGACATCGCGGCGTACGTGCGATTCGACGTCGGCCGGCACCCCGGCGACCAGGCACTCGGCGCCCTCATCGCGGAGCTGTGCCGCAACGCGGAGTTCGCGCGGGTGTGGGCCGAGCACGACGTGCGCGACAAGACCCACGGGAGCTACACCTACCGGAACCCGGTCGTCGGCGAGATCAGGCTCGACTACGAGACCTTCAGGGCCCCCGACGACCCGGACCAGGCGCTGATCATGCAGACCGTGCCGGAGGGCTCGCCGGCCGAGGCGGCGCTCCGGCTGCTCGCCGCCGCCAACGCGCGCACACTGGGATCATGGATGACGATGAGCTGACCCAGAAGGTCGTCGGCTTGATGCGGCTCGCCCACACCATGGTCAAGGACTCGTCCCCGGTCAGCGACGCGGCTTTCGCGCAGGAGATGCGGGACGTCGCCGGCGGCCTGGGCAAGCCCGTGCTCGACCCGGACGCCAGCGAGGAGGTCCGCGCCGCCGTGAACGCAGCCTCCGCGCAGGTCAGCGGTGACCTCACGCGGGCCCTGGGGCTGTCGCTCGGACTGTTCGGCGTCTTCTCGGCCACCATCGAACGTGAGTACGCAGGTATTGACGTCGCGGCCTTCCTGGACCACCTCGCCGGCCACCAGTGACGCGGCCGGGCGACCAGGCGACCTGGCTCGACCTAGCGACCTGGCGATCTGGCGATCTGGCGGACACAGCGTGCCGACACGAAAACGGTCCGGGCCGGCTGACCACCAGCCGACCCGGACCGCGAAAGCTGTGTGCTACAGCGTCTTGGACAGCTCCTTGATCGGCATCTCCAGCTTGGTCAGCAGCGCCAGGTCGTCCTCGGGCGAGCGCCCCAGCGTCGTCAGGTAGTTCCCGACGATGACCGCGTTGATGCCGCCCATCAGCCCCTGCTCCGTGCCCAGGTCGCCGAGGGTGATCTCGCGGCCGCCGGCGTAGCGCAGGATGGTGCGCGGCAGCGCCAGCCGGAAGGCGGCGATGGTCTTCAGCGCCTCCTTGGAGCCCAGCGGCTCCATGTCGCCGAAGGGGGTGCCCGGGCGCGGGTTGAGGAAGTTGAGCGGGACCTCGTCCGGGGTCAGGGCGGCCAGCTGCGCGGCGAACTCGGCGCGCTGCTCCAGGGTCTCGCCCATGCCGACGATGCCGCCGCAGCAGACCTCCATGCCGGCGTCGCGGACCATGGTCAGGGTGTCCCAGCGCTCTTCCCAGGTGTGGGTGGTGACCACGTTCGGGAAGTGGGAGCGCGCGGTCTCCAGGTTGTGGTTGTAGCGGTGCACGCCCATGTCGGCCAGGTCGTCGACCTGCTCCTGGGTGAGCATGCCCAGGGACGCCGCGACCTGGATGTCGACCGCGTCCTGGATCGCCTTCACGCCCTGGCGCATCTGCTTCATCAGGCGCTCGTCCGGGCCCCGGACGGCCGCCACGATGCAGAACTCCGTCGCGCCGGTGGCCGCGGTCTGCTTGGCGGCCTCGACCAGTTCCGGGATGTTGAGCCAGGCGGCGCGCACCGGGGAGGGGAACAGGCCGGACTGCGAGCAGAAGTGGCAGTCCTCGGGGCAGCCGCCGGTCTTCAGCGAGACGATGCCCTCGACCTCGACCTCCGGGCCGCACCATTTCTCGCGCACCTCGTGCGCCAGCTGAAGCAGCTCCGGCAGGGCCTCGTCGGGCAGGCGCAGGACCGCCAGCACCTGCTCCTCGGTCAGCCCCACGCCCTCGTCGAGCACCTGGTGCCGGGCCGCCGCGAGGATATCGAGGTCTTGGTCAGTGGTTGTCATGGTTCAGGCCGCCTTCCGAGGGTCCCAGGTCTGCCGAAATTCTGCCGGATCGAAGGTGCCGCCGAAGGCCGGGGAAAGCCCGGCCCGGGCGGCGAGGAGGAACTCGGCCGGGTCCAGCCGCCCCGCGCCCTCCGGGAGCGCGCCGGCCAGCGGCCGGGCGCCGATGGTCTCCAGGTCGCGGATGTTGCAGCGCATCGCCAGGTCCGGCTCGGCGGGCCAGCTGCCCAGCACGATCCCGGCCAGGTCCAGGCCGCGCGCGGCCATCGCCTCCAGGGTGAGCGCGGCGATGTTCAGGGTGCCCAGGTTCGGGTGCGCGACCAGCAGCACCGGCGCCTTCAGCGCGTGCGCCAGGTCGGCCAGGGTGCTGCCGTCCTCGTCGTTGCGGACCAGCAGGCCGCCGGCGCCCTCGACGAGCACCAGGCGGCGGCTGTCGGCGAGCTCGGCGATACGCCGGACGGTGTCGTCGAAGTCCAGCGGCGGGATGCCCGAGCGGCGCGCGGCGGCGGCGGGGGAGAGCGGGTCCGGGTAGCGGACGTACTCGTGCAGATCGGTCACGCCGGCCAGCTGCTTCACGATCGCCAGATCGCCCGGCCCGTCGGGGGTGACCCCGGTCTGCGCCGGCTTCACCACGGCCACGGAGGTGCCGCGGGTGGCGGCCAGGGTGGCGACGGCGGCGGTGACGACGGTCTTGCCGACGTCCGTGTTGGTTCCGGTGACTACGACGATGGACACGACGCGACTTTACGGCAGGCCAATGCCCGCACCGTGCGATCACGGGGTGAGTTGGGACACGCCCTCCCGGAGCCGGGACCCGTCCCTCCTCGTCTACTCCCCGTTGGGCCGCTTCAACCGCGCCACGAACTTGTACCGGTCCCCGCGGTACACCGAGCGGACCCACTCCACGGGCTCGCCCTCGGTGTCGATGGAGTGCCGGGACAGCAGCAGCATCGGCAGGCCGGTGTCGGTGCCCAGAAGGCCCGCCTCGGTCGGCGTGGCCAGCGCGGTCTCGATGGTCTCCTCGGCCTCGCCCAAGTGCACGCCGTACTCGTCGGCCAGCGCCGTGTACAGGGAGGAGTACCGCCCCAGCAGCTTGCGCAGGTTCGGGAAGCGCTGCTGCGACAGGTGCGTGGTCTCGATCGCCATCGGCTCGCCGTTGGCCAGTCGCAGACGGCTGATGCGCAGCACCTTGGCCGACGCCCGGATGCCCAGGCGCTCGCCGAGCTCCACGCCGGCGGCCACGTACTCCATCTCCAGCAGCCGCGAGGTGGGCTCCAGGCCCTGGGCCCGCATGTCCTCGGTGTAGGAGGTCAGCTGCAGCGACTGCGCCACCTTCGGCTTGGCCACGAAGGTGCCCTTGCCCTGGATCCGCTCCAGCCGGCCCTCCACCACCAGCTCGGCCAGCGCCTGCCGGACGGTGGTGCGCGAGGTGTCGAACTCGGTCGCCAGCAGCCGCTCCGGGGGGACCGGGGTGCCCGGGGGCATCGTCTGCGTGAGGTCGAGCAGATGTTGCTTCAACCGGTAGTACTTCGGAACGCGCACGGTTTCCAGTGCCGATTCCAGCCCTGATTCCAGCGCCGGGCTCGGCCCCGGCGACCCCTGGGTCTCCAGAGCGATGTTCGCGGGTTCTGCGGTCATGAACGGCCCCTCCTCGTGGCCCAAAGTGCCATGGACCCGCGCGTGTGTCCAGCCGGGCGATCTCGGTGCGGACTTTCTTCGGATACCGGTGTTTACCTGGGGCGGGATTGTGTATGTCAGTGCTGGTTGCGTCTTGGTAACGGGTTGGACAACCGGGGTCGCGCAGTCTTGACGGCCCCAGTGGTCTATGCCAGTCTCCGGACTGGTCTAAACCAATCGGGAAAAGCGGGGAGACGCTTCAGGAGGCGCCTTCTCGAAAGAGACAAGCCCGGCCTTTTCTGATCGCTCGACACCACACAACGGATCCACGACCGGATTACCGATCTAACGCAGCACGGGACGGCATCGCTCAGGGTTGCCGTGTCGCGCGGTCGGTCTGTGGGTCGCTCAGATCCCTCACCTACCAAGGAGTACGGCATGAGGCGCAAGCTCATAGCCCTGTCGTCGGCGGCCGTGGCCGTGGCGCTCATGGCTTCCGCGTGCAGCTCGTCGAAGTCCAGCACGTCCGCGTCCGGCAGCGGCGGCACCACCGCGGCCCCGTCGTCCAACCAGCTCGGTACCGGCGGCACCGGCTCGACCGGTTCGGCGATCACCACCGACGGCAAGGGCAAGACGGTCAACATCTGGCTGATGCAGGACGCGCAGAAGGGCTGGGAGAACGTCGTCGACCAGGCCAACCAGCGCTTCACCGCGGAGACCGGCGCGCAGGTCAAGATCAACTGGCAGACCTGGACCAACTACGGCCAGACCGTGGACGCCGCCATCGGCTCCTCCTCGGCCCCGGACGCGATCGAGCTGGGCAACACCCAGACCGCCAAGTACATCGGCGCGAACCAGCTGGTCGACCTCACCGGCGACAAGTCGAAGTTCGACAACTCCGGCGCGTGGCTGGACAGCCTCGCGGCCTCCGGTGCCTCGCCCGACGGCAGCAAGCAGTTCGCCGTCCCCTACTACGCCGGTTCGCGCGTCCTGATCTACCGCAAGGACCTGTGGGCCGCGGCGGGCGTGACCACCGCGCCCACCACGCTCGACGAGCTCAAGGCGGACCTGGACAAGGTCAAGGCGGCGAACACCTCCACCGCCAACTTCTCGGCGCTCTACCTGCCGGGCCAGAACTGGTACACCGCGATCTCCTTCGGCGCCGGCTCCTACGGCGTCAACGGCGTCATCGCCAAGTCCGACGGCAACACCTGGACCGGCACGATGACCGACCCGAAGTTCCTGTCGGGCATCCAGACCTGGGACGACCTGCAGAAGAACTACTCGGTCGGCGGCGCCACCAAGGACGAGACCGACCAGGACGCCCTGATGGCCAAGGGCAACATCTCGGCCATCATCGGCAACGGCTGGGAGGCCGCGCAGGTCTACGACCCCAAGGTCGGCGACCCGACGCTGAAGGACAAGCTCGCTGAGATCGCCGTCCCCGGCGTCACCGCCGACGCGCCGACCCCGGCCTTCCTGGGCGGCTCGAACCTGGCGGTCCCGAGCAAGGCGGCCAACTCCAAGCTCGGCGAGGAGTGGATCCGCATCTTCACCGACACCACCAGCATGAAGCTGCTGGCGGCCAAGGCGATCCCGAACAACAAGACCCAGATCGCCGACTACATCGCCGCCGACCCGGCCAACCAGGCCACCGGCGACGCGGCCAAGGGCGTCACCTGGTTCATCCCGAACTCGCCGAACTGGGCGCCGGCCGACGAGACGCAGCTGAAGACCGCGTTCGGCCAGATCGCCTCGGGCAAGGACCCGGCGAGCGTGCTCAAGGGACTGCAGGACAGCATCCTGAAGGATCTGAACAGCTGATCCGCCCAGGCCTTCAAAAGGCCGGCTGATCGACAACGGGGGGATGGGGACGCGGGACGGCCACGGGGCCGGCCCCGCGTCCGCCAGAAGTTCACTTCAGGTGGCCGGCGTCGTGAGGGGGTCCTCACCCGCCGGCCGTTTGTTTGCCGCCGCCTGCGAGCCGCCATCAGCGCCGGGCGCCCGAGAGGATCGCGGATCCCATGAGTGTCATCGAGAACAGGGCTTCCCAACGGGAGGTCCAAAGCCCACCGCCCAAGAGGCGGGGCGTAACCGTGCGGGGCAAGTCCCTGCCCTACCTCTTCCTGGTCCCGTCGGTCGTCGTGCTCGCCACGATGATGGGCTATCCGCTGGTGCGGATGGTCCTGCTGGCGTTCCAGAACATGAACAACTACCGCAAGTTCGTCAATCCGAGCCTGGTCAGCTACGTCGGCTTCAACACCTTCAGCTCGATCCTGCAGGACCCGCTGTTCTGGCAGGTGATCCGGCGGACCCTGGTCTGGACGGCGCTGAACGTCGCCCTGAGCATGGTCATCGCGATGGCCGTCGCCGCGCTGCTGGGCCGGATCTCGCCCTGGGCCCGGGTCACCCTGATCACGGTGCTGCTGTTCGTCTGGTCCATGCCGACGATCGTCACCGGGACCGTGTTCCGCTGGCTGTTCGACAACGCCTACGGCGTCATCGACTACATCCTGTACCTGTTCGGGTTCAAGGGGATGCTGCACCACGACTGGTTCGCCGACCCGAATCAGGGTCTGTATGTGGTCGTCACCTCCGTGGTGGTCTGGGGCGCGCTGCCGTTCCTGGTCCTGGCCCTGCACGCCGGCATGACCCAGGTGCCCACCGAGCTCAAGGAGGCCGCCCGGGTGGACGGCGCGTCCCCGCTCCAGGTCTACCGGAACGTGACGCTGCCGATCCTGCGCCCGCTGCTGCTGATCACCACGGCGCTGTCCTTCATCTGGGACTTCCAGGTCTTCAACCAGATCTGGACCATGCGCAACGGCGCGCCCGAGCAGGGGTACTGGACCATCGGCGTCTACCTCTTCGAGGAGGCCTTCGACCGGAACCGGTACAGCGACGGCGCGGTGATCTCGATCGCGATGATCGTCATCATGCTGCTGGTGCTCGTCTTCTACATCCGTCAGATGCTCAGGATCGGGGAGCAGAAGTGAGCACCTTCCGCAGGGCCCCGCGCCGGGGCATGACAGCCTTCTGGAACACCGTGGCGATGGTGATCGCCATCGTGCTGGGCTTCCCGATCTACTGGATGCTGCTCACGACGGTGAAGTCCAACAAGGACCTCATCTCCCAGCACCCGACCTTCTGGCCGTCGCACTTCGACTTCTCCTCCTTCTCCTCGGCGATGGACGACAATTTCGGCGGCAACCTGCTGAACACCGTCTACATCACGCTGGGCTCGGTCGGCATCAGCTTGGTCGTCGGCCTGCTGGCGGCGCTGGCCGTGGCCCGCTTCGACTTCCGCGGCCGCAAGCCGTTCATCGTGGCGATCCTGGTGGTCCAGATGGTCCCGCTGATCACCATCCTGGTCGGCCTGCTGCCGGTGCTGAACGCCACGAACCTCTACGGCTCGGTGCTCGGCGTGATCCTGGCCTACCTGGTCTTCACGATCCCGTTCATCATCTGGACGCTGCGCACCTACATCGTCGGCATCCCGGTCGAGCTGGACGAGGCGGCCATGGTGGACGGCTGCACCAAGGCCCAGGCCTTCCGCCGGGTCGTGCTGCCGCTGCTGGCCCCCGGTCTGGTCTCCACCGGCGTGTTCGCCTGGATCCAGGCCTGGAACGAGTTCGTGATGGCGCGGCAGATCCTCGCGCCGGCCCAGAACAAGACGGCCATGGTGTGGCTGACGTTCTTCAGCGACACCCCGACCCACGGCTCGGACTACTCCGGGCAGATGGCCGGAGCGCTGATCATCGCAGCCCCCGTCATCATCTTGTTCACCGTCTTCCAAAGCCGCCTCTCGACCGGTCTCACCGCCGGCGCGGTGAAGGGGTAAGGGGTACGGCGCGCGCATGGGAGAGCAACTGCTGCGCGACGCCGCCGCCGTCCTCCAGCCGGGGTTCGTCAACGACGAATCCGGCAGGGTCCCGGACTGGGTGCGTCGCGCCCTGACCGAGGACGGACTCGGCGGTGTCGCCTACTACGGACGGAACATCGCGGCGACGCCGGAACGCACCGGCGAGCTGTCGGCGGCGCTGCGTGCGGAGAACCCGCACGTGCTGGTCGCCGTGGACGAGGAAGGGGGCGACGTCACCCGGCTCGACGTCGCGACCGGGTCGGTGTTCCCGGGCAACTACGCCCTGGGCCACGTGGACGACCCGGAGCTGACCGAGCGGGTCGCCCGGCAGATCGGCCGCTCGCTGTGGCGGGCGGGGATCAACCTGAACTACGCGCCGGACGCGGACCTGAACACCAACCCGGACAACCCGGTGATCGGGACCCGGTCCTTCGGGTCCGACGCGGACGTCGCGGCGCGGCACTCCGCTGCGTACGTCAGGGGCCTGCAGGCGGCCGGCGTGGCCGGCTGCGCCAAGCACTTCCCCGGGCACGGCGACACCGCCGTGGACTCGCACCACGGCCTGCCGCTGGTGCAGCACTCGGACGAGGAGTGGGCCAAACACCTGGCGCCGTTCCGGGCCGCGATCCAGGCCGGGGTGAAGTCGGTCATGACCGCGCACATCCTGGCGCCCCGCTACGACCCGGAGTTCCCGTCGACCATGAGCCGCAAGGTCCTGGTGGACCTGCTGCGCGGCGAGCTCGGCTTCACCGGGCTGGTGGTCACCGACGGCATCGAGATGGCCGCCATCGCCGACACGTTCGGGATCGCCGAGGGGACGGTCCTGGCCCTGGCCGCGGGCGTCGACGCGGTGTGCGTCGGCGGCGGCCTGCGCGACGAGGCCGACTACCTGATGCTGCGCGACGCGCTGGTGGCCGCGGTGCGCGAGGGCCGGCTGCCGGCCGAGCGGCTGCACGACGCCGCCACGCGGGTGCGCGAGCTGGGCGCATGGGCCGCCGCACAGCGGGCGGGCGTGGAGGGGACGCACGCCGCAAACGGCGGGGTTGGTGGTGCCGGTGGTGCCGATGACACCGGCGGCGCTTATGGCGCTGACGGGACTGGAGCTGCCGGCGCTGACGGCGTGGCGTTGCTGACCGGAACCGTGGTGCCGAGCGGCGCTTCGGACGCGGCGGTGAACGGCGCTGCCGGCGGGCGTCCCGACCGGGGTCGCGACGGGACTGCTGACCGGGGTCTCGACGGCGAAGGCGCCCTCGCGGCCGCCGACGGTGCGCGCACGATCGGCCTGACCGCCGCCTCGCGCGCGCTGTCCGTCTCCGGGGCCCCGCTCGTGCCGCTGGCCGGTCCGGTCACGGTCCTGGAGTTCGTGCCTTTGGCGAACAACGCGGCCGGGACCGCGGTCCCGTGGGGCCTGAGCCCGGTGCTGTCCGAGCTACCGGCCGGCAGCACGGCGGCGCGGTTCGTGGAACCGGGCGTGGCGACCAGCTTCGCCGGCGACGACGACACCGCCGCGGCGCTGGCCGCGGTGCGCCCGCGGCTCGTCGCGGTCCCGTACACCCCGGCCGGGGTGTCCGAGGCCGTCGCCGCGGCGGCGGGCCGGCCGCTGGTGCTGGTGGTGCGCGACGCGCACCGGCACGCCTGGATGGCCTCGGCCCTGGCCGCCGTCACCGCCGTCCGGCCCGACGCGATCGTGGTCGAGATGGGGATCGCGTACGGTCTGGGGGAGAAGCCCGCCGGGGCGACTCTGATAGCCACCCATGGCGCGGCGTTGGTGTCCGGGCTCGCGGTCGCCCGGCTTCTGACGAAGGGATCGGCCTAGGTGAGCGATACCAGGTCCGGAGAGCCCGGCGAGACCGGCCCGGGGCAGCTCGTCCAGCCAGGACAGCTCGTCCAGCCAGGACAGATCATGGCCCGGGAGATCGCCGAACAGCCGGCGGTGCTGGAGCGGATCCTCACCGAGGGTCTGCCCCGTATCCGCGAGGCGGCCGAGCAGGTGAAGGCGGCCCGCCCGCGCTTCGCTCTGCTCACCGCCCGCGGGACCAGCGACAACGCGGCGTACTACGCCAAGTACCTGATGGAGATCGCGCTCGGCCTGCCGGTCGGGCTGACCTCCATGTCGACCACCACGGCCTACCACGCGCAGCCCGACCTGCGCGACG contains these protein-coding regions:
- a CDS encoding helix-turn-helix transcriptional regulator, encoding MSIDRRAELGEFLRSRRARLNPADVGLPDHGGRRRVPGLRREELALLAGVSVDHYVRLEQGRSLQFSEEVLDAVARALQLDPTEREHLYRLARTPSAQVYQGTGKREPQEVRPGLRRLLDSTIDVPAYVVGLGTDVLAWNQLAAALLTDFGTLAPHERNLAWLVCHDEGFRALFADPLAKMQDIAAYVRFDVGRHPGDQALGALIAELCRNAEFARVWAEHDVRDKTHGSYTYRNPVVGEIRLDYETFRAPDDPDQALIMQTVPEGSPAEAALRLLAAANARTLGSWMTMS
- the bioB gene encoding biotin synthase BioB; amino-acid sequence: MTTTDQDLDILAAARHQVLDEGVGLTEEQVLAVLRLPDEALPELLQLAHEVREKWCGPEVEVEGIVSLKTGGCPEDCHFCSQSGLFPSPVRAAWLNIPELVEAAKQTAATGATEFCIVAAVRGPDERLMKQMRQGVKAIQDAVDIQVAASLGMLTQEQVDDLADMGVHRYNHNLETARSHFPNVVTTHTWEERWDTLTMVRDAGMEVCCGGIVGMGETLEQRAEFAAQLAALTPDEVPLNFLNPRPGTPFGDMEPLGSKEALKTIAAFRLALPRTILRYAGGREITLGDLGTEQGLMGGINAVIVGNYLTTLGRSPEDDLALLTKLEMPIKELSKTL
- the bioD gene encoding dethiobiotin synthase; this translates as MSIVVVTGTNTDVGKTVVTAAVATLAATRGTSVAVVKPAQTGVTPDGPGDLAIVKQLAGVTDLHEYVRYPDPLSPAAAARRSGIPPLDFDDTVRRIAELADSRRLVLVEGAGGLLVRNDEDGSTLADLAHALKAPVLLVAHPNLGTLNIAALTLEAMAARGLDLAGIVLGSWPAEPDLAMRCNIRDLETIGARPLAGALPEGAGRLDPAEFLLAARAGLSPAFGGTFDPAEFRQTWDPRKAA
- a CDS encoding GntR family transcriptional regulator, whose protein sequence is MTAEPANIALETQGSPGPSPALESGLESALETVRVPKYYRLKQHLLDLTQTMPPGTPVPPERLLATEFDTSRTTVRQALAELVVEGRLERIQGKGTFVAKPKVAQSLQLTSYTEDMRAQGLEPTSRLLEMEYVAAGVELGERLGIRASAKVLRISRLRLANGEPMAIETTHLSQQRFPNLRKLLGRYSSLYTALADEYGVHLGEAEETIETALATPTEAGLLGTDTGLPMLLLSRHSIDTEGEPVEWVRSVYRGDRYKFVARLKRPNGE
- a CDS encoding extracellular solute-binding protein: MRRKLIALSSAAVAVALMASACSSSKSSTSASGSGGTTAAPSSNQLGTGGTGSTGSAITTDGKGKTVNIWLMQDAQKGWENVVDQANQRFTAETGAQVKINWQTWTNYGQTVDAAIGSSSAPDAIELGNTQTAKYIGANQLVDLTGDKSKFDNSGAWLDSLAASGASPDGSKQFAVPYYAGSRVLIYRKDLWAAAGVTTAPTTLDELKADLDKVKAANTSTANFSALYLPGQNWYTAISFGAGSYGVNGVIAKSDGNTWTGTMTDPKFLSGIQTWDDLQKNYSVGGATKDETDQDALMAKGNISAIIGNGWEAAQVYDPKVGDPTLKDKLAEIAVPGVTADAPTPAFLGGSNLAVPSKAANSKLGEEWIRIFTDTTSMKLLAAKAIPNNKTQIADYIAADPANQATGDAAKGVTWFIPNSPNWAPADETQLKTAFGQIASGKDPASVLKGLQDSILKDLNS
- a CDS encoding carbohydrate ABC transporter permease; this encodes MRGKSLPYLFLVPSVVVLATMMGYPLVRMVLLAFQNMNNYRKFVNPSLVSYVGFNTFSSILQDPLFWQVIRRTLVWTALNVALSMVIAMAVAALLGRISPWARVTLITVLLFVWSMPTIVTGTVFRWLFDNAYGVIDYILYLFGFKGMLHHDWFADPNQGLYVVVTSVVVWGALPFLVLALHAGMTQVPTELKEAARVDGASPLQVYRNVTLPILRPLLLITTALSFIWDFQVFNQIWTMRNGAPEQGYWTIGVYLFEEAFDRNRYSDGAVISIAMIVIMLLVLVFYIRQMLRIGEQK
- a CDS encoding carbohydrate ABC transporter permease, with amino-acid sequence MSTFRRAPRRGMTAFWNTVAMVIAIVLGFPIYWMLLTTVKSNKDLISQHPTFWPSHFDFSSFSSAMDDNFGGNLLNTVYITLGSVGISLVVGLLAALAVARFDFRGRKPFIVAILVVQMVPLITILVGLLPVLNATNLYGSVLGVILAYLVFTIPFIIWTLRTYIVGIPVELDEAAMVDGCTKAQAFRRVVLPLLAPGLVSTGVFAWIQAWNEFVMARQILAPAQNKTAMVWLTFFSDTPTHGSDYSGQMAGALIIAAPVIILFTVFQSRLSTGLTAGAVKG
- a CDS encoding glycoside hydrolase family 3 protein, with protein sequence MGEQLLRDAAAVLQPGFVNDESGRVPDWVRRALTEDGLGGVAYYGRNIAATPERTGELSAALRAENPHVLVAVDEEGGDVTRLDVATGSVFPGNYALGHVDDPELTERVARQIGRSLWRAGINLNYAPDADLNTNPDNPVIGTRSFGSDADVAARHSAAYVRGLQAAGVAGCAKHFPGHGDTAVDSHHGLPLVQHSDEEWAKHLAPFRAAIQAGVKSVMTAHILAPRYDPEFPSTMSRKVLVDLLRGELGFTGLVVTDGIEMAAIADTFGIAEGTVLALAAGVDAVCVGGGLRDEADYLMLRDALVAAVREGRLPAERLHDAATRVRELGAWAAAQRAGVEGTHAANGGVGGAGGADDTGGAYGADGTGAAGADGVALLTGTVVPSGASDAAVNGAAGGRPDRGRDGTADRGLDGEGALAAADGARTIGLTAASRALSVSGAPLVPLAGPVTVLEFVPLANNAAGTAVPWGLSPVLSELPAGSTAARFVEPGVATSFAGDDDTAAALAAVRPRLVAVPYTPAGVSEAVAAAAGRPLVLVVRDAHRHAWMASALAAVTAVRPDAIVVEMGIAYGLGEKPAGATLIATHGAALVSGLAVARLLTKGSA